A single Streptomyces sp. Edi2 DNA region contains:
- a CDS encoding acyl-CoA carboxylase subunit beta yields the protein MSEPEANIHTTAGKLADLQRRVEEATHAGSARAVEKQHAKGKLTARERIDLLLDEGSFVELDEFARHRSTNFGLDQTRPYGDGVVSGYGTVDGRPVAVFSQDFTVFGGALGEVFGEKIVKVMDFALKTGCPVIGINDSGGARIQEGVASLGMYGEIFRRNTHASGVIPQISLIVGPCAGGAVYSPAITDFTVMVDQTSHMFITGPDVIKTVTGEDVGFEELGGARTHNTTSGVAHHMAGDEKDAIEYVKGLLSYLPSNNLSEAPAFPEEADLETSDTDRELDVLIPDSANQPYDMHVAIEHVLDDNEFLETQALFAPNILTGFGRVEGHAVGVVANQPMQFAGILDIKASEKAARFVRTCDAFNVPVITFVDVPGFLPGTDQEWDGIIRRGAKLIYAYAEATVPLITVITRKAFGGAYDVMGSKHLGADLNLAWPTAQIAVMGAQGAVNILHRRTLASIEDQAAQDERRQELIQEYEDALLNPYVAAERGYIDAVIMPSETRRHIVRGLRTLRNKREALPPKKHGNIPL from the coding sequence ATGTCCGAGCCGGAAGCAAACATCCACACCACCGCGGGCAAACTGGCGGACCTGCAGCGGCGGGTCGAAGAGGCCACGCATGCCGGTTCCGCCCGTGCGGTGGAAAAGCAGCACGCAAAGGGAAAGTTGACGGCGCGTGAGCGCATCGATCTGCTGCTGGACGAGGGCTCGTTCGTCGAGCTGGACGAGTTCGCGCGGCACCGGTCGACCAATTTCGGGCTGGACCAGACCCGCCCCTACGGCGACGGTGTGGTGTCCGGCTACGGCACGGTCGACGGCCGCCCGGTGGCCGTCTTCTCCCAGGACTTCACGGTCTTCGGCGGGGCGCTGGGCGAGGTCTTCGGCGAGAAGATCGTCAAGGTGATGGACTTCGCGCTCAAGACCGGCTGCCCGGTCATCGGCATCAACGACTCCGGCGGCGCGCGCATCCAGGAAGGCGTGGCCTCGCTGGGCATGTACGGCGAGATCTTCCGCCGCAACACCCATGCTTCCGGTGTGATCCCGCAGATCAGCCTGATCGTCGGCCCGTGTGCGGGCGGCGCGGTCTACTCCCCCGCCATCACCGACTTCACGGTCATGGTGGACCAGACCTCGCACATGTTCATCACCGGTCCGGACGTCATCAAGACGGTGACCGGTGAGGACGTCGGCTTCGAGGAGCTGGGCGGCGCCCGTACGCACAACACCACCTCCGGTGTGGCGCACCACATGGCGGGGGACGAGAAGGACGCCATCGAGTACGTCAAGGGCCTGCTGTCCTACCTGCCGTCCAACAACCTCTCCGAGGCGCCGGCCTTCCCGGAGGAGGCGGACCTGGAGACCTCGGACACGGACCGCGAGCTGGACGTCCTGATCCCGGATTCGGCCAATCAGCCGTACGACATGCATGTCGCGATCGAGCATGTCCTGGATGACAACGAGTTCCTGGAGACCCAGGCGCTGTTCGCGCCGAACATCCTGACCGGCTTCGGGCGGGTCGAGGGCCATGCGGTCGGTGTGGTCGCCAACCAGCCGATGCAGTTCGCGGGCATCCTGGACATCAAGGCCTCGGAGAAGGCCGCGCGGTTCGTGCGGACCTGCGACGCGTTCAACGTTCCGGTAATCACCTTCGTGGACGTGCCCGGCTTCCTGCCCGGCACCGACCAGGAGTGGGACGGGATCATCCGGCGCGGCGCCAAGCTGATCTATGCCTACGCGGAGGCGACGGTCCCGCTGATCACGGTCATCACGCGCAAGGCGTTCGGCGGCGCGTACGACGTCATGGGCTCCAAGCACCTGGGGGCGGACCTCAACCTGGCCTGGCCGACCGCGCAGATCGCCGTCATGGGCGCCCAGGGCGCGGTCAACATCCTGCACCGCCGCACGCTGGCCTCGATCGAGGACCAGGCCGCGCAGGACGAGCGGCGCCAGGAGCTGATCCAGGAGTACGAGGACGCCCTGCTCAACCCGTATGTCGCGGCCGAGCGCGGCTACATCGACGCGGTGATCATGCCGTCCGAGACGCGCCGGCACATCGTGCGCGGGCTGCGCACGCTGCGCAACAAGCGCGAGGCGCTGCCGCCGAAGAAGCACGGCAACATTCCGCTCTGA
- a CDS encoding GGDEF domain-containing protein: MAAAHTPRDSAHAAAQGVRQALGGSFAAISKWERELGKLRVLVNVGELAADEEEFPDDESYPVHEFPEIVGFLHEQWAGGGEPSAWVETAEEPHDGPVPAAAAQWRGGDGGGGGNGSSGRSGVRDGVGGANPQRVAALRRRGRGCCVVAPIVLHGRAWGELYVARRTGEPVFGRPDADFASVLAAVTAAGIAQTERLAEVRRLAFTDSLTGLANRRAVDMRLDEALELHRRDEVVVSLVVCDLNGLKRVNDSRGHAVGDRLLERFGSVLSLCGAMLPGMLAARLGGDEFCLLAVGPPADEVVKVAGELCDRAGELDLGEGVAVGVASTGDPIGPVRSARRLFRLADAAQYKAKAARSGEPVVAGRHGGKDDPVVRLADAPDRRSGPERRRFRR, encoded by the coding sequence ATGGCGGCCGCGCATACACCGCGCGACTCGGCGCACGCCGCGGCGCAGGGAGTGCGCCAGGCCCTGGGGGGATCCTTCGCGGCCATCTCGAAGTGGGAGCGCGAGCTGGGCAAGCTGCGCGTGCTGGTCAACGTAGGCGAACTCGCCGCCGACGAGGAGGAGTTCCCGGACGACGAGAGCTACCCCGTCCATGAATTCCCGGAGATCGTCGGCTTCCTGCACGAGCAGTGGGCGGGCGGTGGCGAGCCCAGTGCCTGGGTGGAGACCGCTGAGGAGCCGCACGACGGCCCGGTGCCCGCGGCCGCGGCGCAGTGGCGGGGCGGGGACGGAGGCGGGGGTGGAAACGGGAGTAGCGGTAGAAGCGGGGTCAGGGACGGGGTCGGCGGCGCCAACCCGCAGCGGGTGGCCGCGCTGCGCCGTCGCGGACGGGGTTGCTGCGTGGTCGCGCCGATCGTGCTGCACGGCCGGGCGTGGGGCGAGCTGTATGTCGCGCGGCGGACGGGCGAGCCGGTCTTCGGCCGGCCGGACGCCGACTTCGCGAGTGTGCTCGCCGCGGTGACGGCCGCCGGGATCGCCCAGACCGAGCGGCTGGCGGAGGTCCGCCGGCTGGCCTTCACGGACTCCCTGACCGGCCTCGCCAACCGTCGTGCCGTCGATATGCGGCTGGACGAGGCGCTGGAGCTGCACCGCAGGGACGAGGTGGTGGTCAGCCTGGTGGTGTGTGACCTCAACGGGCTGAAGCGGGTGAACGACTCGCGCGGCCATGCGGTCGGGGACCGCTTGCTGGAGCGCTTCGGGTCGGTGCTGTCCCTGTGCGGGGCGATGCTGCCGGGCATGCTGGCCGCCCGGCTCGGCGGCGATGAGTTCTGCCTGCTCGCGGTGGGCCCGCCGGCCGACGAGGTGGTCAAGGTGGCCGGTGAACTGTGCGACCGGGCGGGGGAGTTGGACCTCGGTGAAGGGGTGGCGGTCGGAGTCGCCTCGACCGGCGACCCGATCGGGCCGGTGCGCAGCGCCCGCCGGCTCTTCCGGCTCGCGGACGCCGCGCAGTACAAGGCCAAGGCGGCGCGGTCGGGTGAGCCGGTGGTCGCCGGGCGGCACGGCGGCAAGGATGACCCCGTCGTCCGGCTCGCGGACGCCCCGGACCGGCGGTCGGGGCCGGAGCGCCGCCGCTTCCGGAGGTGA
- a CDS encoding biotin--[acetyl-CoA-carboxylase] ligase, with the protein MTSQPPENRDKDAGRWSDLGRPPLNATALRRALVRPDSLWTALDVVSATGSTNTDLAARAAQGEAEGAVLIAEEQSAGRGRLDRTWSAPPRSGLFLSVYLIPQVPVARWGWLPLLTGVATAAALSRTAGVDTALKWPNDLLVTSADSDALRPGGTLTERKVGGILAERAGPGVVIGIGLNVSLTAAELPVPAAGSLTLAGASTTDRDPLLRAVLRSLEHWYTQWQSADGDPATSGLHEAYAAGCATLGRSVRAELPGDTAITGEAVAIDADGRLVLATANGVQQPVGAGDIVHLRPATEA; encoded by the coding sequence ATGACGTCTCAACCACCGGAAAACCGGGACAAAGATGCCGGTCGCTGGAGCGATCTGGGCCGCCCTCCGCTGAACGCCACGGCGTTGCGCCGCGCCCTCGTACGGCCCGACTCGCTCTGGACCGCCCTGGACGTCGTCTCCGCCACCGGCTCCACCAATACCGACCTGGCGGCCCGCGCGGCACAAGGGGAGGCAGAGGGCGCCGTCCTCATCGCGGAGGAGCAGTCGGCCGGCCGCGGCCGCCTCGACCGCACCTGGTCGGCGCCCCCGCGCTCGGGCCTCTTCCTCTCCGTCTACCTCATCCCCCAAGTCCCCGTGGCGCGCTGGGGCTGGCTCCCCCTGCTCACCGGAGTCGCCACCGCCGCCGCCCTCTCCCGGACGGCCGGCGTCGACACGGCCCTCAAGTGGCCCAACGACCTGCTGGTAACTTCCGCGGACTCCGACGCCCTGCGTCCCGGGGGCACCCTCACGGAACGCAAGGTGGGCGGCATCCTCGCCGAACGCGCCGGCCCCGGCGTCGTCATCGGCATCGGCCTCAACGTCTCCCTCACCGCCGCCGAACTCCCGGTGCCCGCCGCGGGCTCACTGACCCTGGCCGGCGCCAGTACCACCGACCGTGACCCGCTGCTGCGCGCCGTACTCCGCTCCCTGGAGCACTGGTACACCCAGTGGCAGTCCGCCGACGGCGACCCCGCCACCAGCGGCCTCCACGAGGCCTACGCCGCAGGCTGCGCCACCCTCGGCCGCTCCGTACGCGCCGAGCTCCCCGGCGACACCGCCATCACCGGCGAGGCCGTAGCCATCGACGCCGACGGCCGCCTGGTACTGGCCACCGCAAACGGCGTACAGCAGCCGGTGGGCGCAGGGGACATCGTCCATTTGCGCCCGGCTACGGAGGCGTAG
- a CDS encoding acyl-CoA carboxylase epsilon subunit: protein MIRVVRGNPTPEELAAALAVVQVRAAAAASVAPEGADRGTEWSDPASTVPARARMPHPGPRAWRTSYWPH from the coding sequence GTGATCAGGGTCGTACGGGGCAATCCCACACCCGAGGAGCTGGCCGCCGCACTGGCGGTGGTGCAGGTCCGCGCGGCGGCTGCCGCTTCCGTCGCGCCCGAGGGAGCCGATCGCGGCACCGAGTGGTCGGATCCCGCGTCCACGGTTCCGGCGCGGGCGCGGATGCCGCACCCCGGCCCGCGGGCCTGGCGGACGAGCTACTGGCCGCACTGA
- a CDS encoding adenylate/guanylate cyclase domain-containing protein, whose protein sequence is MTADDSGATPRDMDTEDDAVRDVPVDDPARGWGDTATGRGETTANGDENNIAVRLEHLILGADRRYTPFQAARAAGVSMDLAARFWRAMGFADIGQVKALTEADVLALRRLAGLVEAGLLSEAMAVQVARSTGQTTARLADWQIDSFLEGLTEPQDSGLTRTEITYPLVELLLPELEEFLVYVWRRQLAAATGRVVRAQDDAEMVDRRLAVGFADLVGFTRLTRRLEEEELGELVEAFETTCSDLVAAHGGRLIKTLGDEVLFSADDAGIAAEIGLRLIETMTNDETMPELRVGIAFGTVTTRMGDVFGTTVNLASRLTSIAPKDTVLVDEAFAEELGRIGDAPVSEADAAAAEKAAAEGTGAPPPSYRFALQPMWQRPVRGLGVVEPWLLSRRPVQGTGD, encoded by the coding sequence GTGACCGCCGACGACTCGGGCGCCACCCCGCGCGACATGGACACCGAGGACGACGCCGTGCGCGACGTCCCCGTCGACGATCCCGCACGCGGCTGGGGCGACACCGCCACCGGCAGGGGCGAGACCACCGCCAACGGCGACGAGAACAACATCGCCGTCCGCCTCGAACATCTCATCCTCGGCGCCGACCGCCGCTACACACCGTTCCAGGCGGCCCGCGCCGCCGGCGTCTCCATGGACCTCGCGGCCCGCTTCTGGCGGGCCATGGGCTTCGCCGACATCGGCCAGGTCAAGGCCCTCACCGAGGCCGATGTGCTGGCCCTGCGCCGGCTCGCCGGCCTCGTCGAGGCCGGCCTGCTGAGCGAGGCCATGGCCGTACAGGTCGCCCGCTCCACGGGCCAGACCACCGCCCGTCTCGCCGACTGGCAGATCGACTCCTTCCTGGAGGGCCTGACCGAGCCGCAGGACTCCGGCCTGACCCGGACGGAGATCACCTACCCGCTGGTCGAGCTGCTGCTCCCCGAGCTGGAGGAGTTCCTGGTCTACGTCTGGCGCCGCCAGCTCGCCGCCGCCACCGGCCGCGTCGTCCGGGCCCAGGACGACGCGGAAATGGTCGACCGCCGCCTCGCCGTCGGCTTCGCCGACCTGGTCGGTTTCACCCGTCTGACCCGCCGCCTGGAGGAGGAGGAGCTGGGCGAGCTGGTGGAGGCGTTCGAGACGACCTGCTCCGACCTGGTGGCCGCGCATGGCGGCCGGCTCATCAAGACCCTCGGCGACGAGGTCCTTTTCTCCGCCGACGACGCGGGTATCGCCGCCGAGATCGGGCTCCGGCTGATCGAGACGATGACCAATGACGAGACGATGCCTGAGCTGCGGGTCGGCATCGCTTTCGGCACCGTCACGACCCGGATGGGCGATGTCTTCGGTACGACGGTCAACCTCGCCAGCCGCCTCACCTCGATAGCGCCGAAGGACACCGTGCTGGTGGACGAGGCGTTCGCCGAGGAACTGGGCCGTATCGGTGACGCGCCGGTCTCCGAGGCCGACGCCGCGGCCGCGGAGAAGGCGGCCGCGGAGGGCACCGGCGCCCCGCCGCCGTCGTACCGCTTCGCCCTCCAGCCGATGTGGCAGCGACCGGTGCGAGGCCTGGGTGTGGTCGAACCCTGGCTGCTGAGCCGCCGCCCAGTTCAGGGCACCGGCGACTGA
- a CDS encoding enoyl-CoA hydratase-related protein, with protein sequence MERQGQRQQFGADGWVAVERHGHNGHVAELIMDRPKAMNAVSTAMADSLAQACAELAADRSVRAVVLSSTHERAFCVGADLKERNSFTDADLMRQRPHTRAAYTGVLELPMPTIAAVHGFALGGGFELALACDLIVADGTAEVGLPEVSVGVIPGGGGTQLLPRRVGAARAAELVFTARRVRAAEAAELGLVDRLVADGQDRAGALELAATIARHSPVGLRAAKRAMRLGHGLDLRAGLEVEDGAWRSVAFSGDRAEGVAAFNEKREPEWPGE encoded by the coding sequence ATGGAACGGCAGGGGCAACGGCAACAATTCGGCGCGGACGGCTGGGTGGCCGTCGAGCGCCACGGCCACAACGGCCACGTGGCGGAGCTGATCATGGACCGCCCGAAGGCCATGAACGCCGTCTCGACGGCCATGGCCGACAGCTTGGCGCAGGCCTGCGCCGAGCTGGCCGCGGACCGCTCCGTACGGGCGGTGGTCCTCAGCTCCACCCACGAGCGGGCGTTCTGCGTGGGCGCGGACCTCAAGGAGCGCAACTCCTTCACGGACGCGGACCTGATGCGCCAGCGTCCGCACACCCGCGCCGCGTACACCGGCGTACTGGAGCTGCCGATGCCCACCATCGCGGCGGTGCACGGCTTCGCGCTCGGCGGCGGCTTCGAGCTGGCGCTCGCCTGCGATCTGATCGTCGCGGACGGTACGGCGGAGGTGGGGCTGCCGGAGGTGTCGGTGGGCGTCATCCCCGGCGGTGGGGGCACCCAGCTGCTGCCGCGCCGGGTGGGTGCGGCGCGGGCCGCCGAGCTGGTTTTCACCGCGCGGCGGGTACGGGCGGCCGAGGCCGCGGAGCTGGGCCTGGTGGACCGGCTGGTCGCGGACGGGCAGGACCGGGCCGGGGCGCTGGAGCTGGCGGCCACGATCGCGCGTCATTCGCCGGTCGGGCTGCGTGCCGCCAAGCGTGCGATGCGTCTCGGGCACGGGCTGGATCTGCGGGCCGGTCTGGAGGTGGAGGACGGCGCCTGGCGCAGTGTGGCCTTCTCCGGGGATCGGGCGGAGGGTGTGGCGGCCTTCAACGAGAAGCGTGAACCGGAGTGGCCTGGGGAGTGA
- a CDS encoding penicillin-binding protein 2, whose amino-acid sequence MNRPLRHIAVFCGVLVLALLARATWVQFVQGDELANDPHNRRVKIEAFSYPRGNIIVGGKPVTGSVATSGDFKYKRTYKDGPMYAPITGFASQAQGTTFLEGIYNKVLSGKDDRLAFNRAQDILTGKKPRGGDVVTTIDPKAQKAAYKGLTDLNAKGAVVALDPRDGRVLALASTPSYDPSVFAGISNAESRKFKEMDTDKTKPLSNRALRETYAPGSTFKILTAAAALENGVVSDIDAPSNAPAPYQLPQSTTKIGNDVPGAPCDKASLKTGMQWSCNNVFLDTALKVGKDKMRETAEKFGFNSDVYDKELGDMLASKSLYPDKLDKPQTALTGMGQGSLTSTPMQMAMVAAGLANDGKVMMPHIVDELRGPDLSTIEKIKPKLKSQAVSADTAKKVQQMMEYTANEGTASKAKIDGVTVGGKTGTAQHGANVNDERPYAWFVSYAKQSDGSSPVAVAVFVDPKDMDIPRSEIAGGKLGGPIAKSVMEAVLNK is encoded by the coding sequence ATGAACAGGCCGCTGAGGCATATAGCCGTCTTCTGCGGGGTGCTGGTGCTGGCCCTGCTGGCCCGCGCGACATGGGTCCAGTTCGTCCAGGGCGACGAACTCGCCAACGATCCCCACAACCGGCGCGTCAAGATCGAGGCGTTCTCCTACCCGCGCGGCAACATCATCGTCGGCGGCAAGCCGGTCACCGGCTCGGTGGCGACCTCAGGTGACTTCAAGTACAAGCGGACGTACAAGGACGGCCCGATGTACGCGCCGATCACCGGCTTCGCCTCGCAGGCGCAGGGCACGACCTTCCTGGAGGGCATCTACAACAAGGTGCTCAGCGGCAAGGACGACCGGCTCGCCTTCAACCGCGCCCAGGACATCCTGACCGGCAAGAAGCCGCGCGGCGGCGATGTCGTCACCACTATCGACCCCAAGGCGCAGAAGGCCGCGTACAAGGGGCTGACCGACCTCAACGCCAAGGGTGCGGTGGTCGCCCTCGACCCGCGCGACGGCCGGGTCCTCGCGCTCGCCTCCACCCCCTCCTACGACCCGTCGGTGTTCGCCGGCATCTCCAACGCCGAGAGCCGGAAGTTCAAGGAGATGGACACCGACAAGACCAAGCCGCTGAGCAACCGGGCGCTGCGCGAGACCTATGCGCCCGGCTCCACCTTCAAGATCCTCACCGCGGCGGCGGCCCTGGAGAACGGCGTGGTGTCGGACATCGACGCCCCCTCGAACGCACCCGCTCCGTACCAGCTCCCGCAGAGCACGACGAAGATCGGCAACGATGTCCCGGGCGCGCCCTGCGACAAGGCCTCGCTGAAGACCGGCATGCAGTGGTCGTGCAACAACGTCTTCCTCGACACCGCGCTGAAGGTCGGCAAGGACAAGATGCGCGAGACCGCGGAGAAGTTCGGCTTCAACTCCGACGTCTACGACAAGGAGCTCGGGGACATGCTGGCCAGCAAGAGCCTCTACCCGGACAAGCTCGACAAGCCGCAGACCGCGCTGACCGGTATGGGCCAGGGCAGCCTCACCAGCACCCCGATGCAGATGGCGATGGTGGCCGCCGGGCTCGCCAATGACGGCAAGGTGATGATGCCGCACATCGTCGACGAGCTGCGCGGCCCCGACCTGTCGACGATCGAGAAGATCAAGCCGAAGCTGAAGTCCCAGGCCGTCTCCGCCGACACGGCGAAGAAGGTGCAGCAGATGATGGAGTACACGGCCAACGAGGGCACCGCCTCGAAGGCCAAGATCGACGGCGTGACGGTCGGCGGCAAGACCGGCACCGCCCAGCACGGCGCGAACGTCAACGACGAGCGCCCCTACGCCTGGTTCGTCTCCTACGCCAAGCAGAGCGACGGCTCCTCCCCGGTCGCGGTCGCCGTCTTCGTCGACCCCAAGGACATGGACATCCCCCGGTCGGAGATCGCCGGCGGCAAGCTGGGCGGGCCGATCGCGAAGTCCGTGATGGAGGCGGTGCTGAACAAGTAG
- the hutH gene encoding histidine ammonia-lyase, translating to MDMHTVVLGTSGTTAQDVIAVARGAARIELSEEALAAVATSRAFIDELAAKPDPVYGVSTGFGALAVRHISPELRVQLQRNIVRSHAAGMGPRVEREVVRALMFLRLKTLASGRTGVRPLVVETMAAILNAGITPVVHEYGSLGCSGDLAPLSHCALTLMGEGDAEGPDGVVRPAGELLAVHGIEPVELREKEGLALLNGTDGMLGMLVMACADLARLFTSADITAALSLEALLGTDKVLAPELHAIRPHPGQAASAGNMSKVLAGSGFTGHHQDDAPRVQDAYSIRCAPQVAGAGRDTLDHARLVADRELAAAVDNPVVLPDGRVESNGNFHGAPVAYVLDFLAIAAADLGSIAERRTDRLLDKNRSHGLPAFLAGDPGVDSGLMIAQYTQAALVSELKRLAAPASVDSIPSSAMQEDHVSMGWSAARKLRTAVDNLTRIVAVELYAATRAIEMREGLTPAPATRAVLDAVRAAGIQGPGGDRFLAPDLEGAYAFVRAGKLVAAVESVTGELA from the coding sequence ATGGATATGCACACTGTGGTGCTGGGAACCTCCGGCACGACCGCACAGGACGTCATCGCGGTGGCCCGCGGCGCGGCCCGGATCGAGCTGTCCGAGGAGGCCCTTGCGGCCGTTGCCACCTCCCGCGCCTTCATCGACGAACTCGCCGCCAAGCCCGACCCCGTCTACGGCGTCTCCACCGGCTTCGGGGCGCTCGCCGTACGGCACATCAGCCCCGAGCTGCGTGTGCAGCTCCAGCGCAACATCGTGCGCTCGCACGCGGCCGGCATGGGCCCGCGGGTCGAGCGTGAGGTCGTCCGCGCGCTGATGTTCCTGCGGCTGAAGACGCTCGCCTCCGGGCGCACCGGCGTCCGCCCGCTCGTCGTCGAGACCATGGCCGCCATACTCAACGCCGGCATCACGCCCGTCGTGCACGAATACGGCTCGCTCGGCTGCTCCGGTGACCTGGCGCCGCTGTCGCACTGTGCCCTGACGCTGATGGGCGAGGGCGATGCGGAGGGCCCCGACGGCGTCGTGCGGCCGGCCGGCGAGCTGCTGGCCGTGCACGGCATCGAGCCCGTCGAACTGCGCGAGAAGGAGGGGCTGGCCCTCCTCAACGGCACCGACGGCATGCTCGGCATGCTCGTGATGGCCTGCGCGGATCTCGCCCGGCTGTTCACCTCGGCGGACATCACCGCGGCCCTCTCCCTGGAGGCGCTGCTCGGCACGGACAAGGTCCTCGCGCCCGAGCTGCACGCCATCCGCCCGCACCCCGGGCAGGCCGCCTCGGCGGGCAACATGTCCAAGGTGCTGGCGGGCTCGGGCTTCACCGGCCACCACCAGGACGACGCCCCGCGCGTCCAGGACGCCTACTCCATCCGCTGCGCCCCGCAGGTCGCCGGCGCCGGCCGGGACACCCTCGACCACGCCCGCCTGGTCGCCGACCGCGAGCTCGCCGCGGCCGTCGACAACCCGGTGGTGCTGCCGGACGGACGGGTCGAGTCCAACGGCAACTTCCACGGCGCCCCGGTTGCCTACGTCCTGGACTTTCTGGCCATCGCCGCGGCCGACCTCGGTTCGATCGCCGAGCGCCGTACGGACCGGCTGCTGGACAAGAACCGTTCGCACGGACTGCCCGCCTTCCTGGCCGGGGACCCGGGTGTCGACTCCGGGCTGATGATCGCCCAGTACACCCAGGCCGCCCTGGTCAGCGAGCTGAAGCGACTGGCCGCGCCCGCCTCGGTGGACTCCATCCCGTCCTCCGCCATGCAGGAGGACCATGTCTCGATGGGCTGGTCGGCGGCGCGCAAGCTGCGTACCGCGGTCGACAACCTGACCCGGATCGTCGCCGTCGAGCTCTACGCGGCGACCCGCGCCATCGAGATGCGCGAGGGGCTGACGCCTGCCCCCGCCACCCGCGCCGTGCTGGACGCGGTGCGCGCGGCCGGTATCCAGGGCCCGGGCGGGGACCGTTTCCTGGCGCCGGATCTGGAGGGCGCGTATGCGTTCGTGCGGGCCGGGAAGCTGGTGGCGGCCGTGGAGTCGGTCACGGGCGAGCTGGCGTAA